The Mucilaginibacter terrae region CGTGGCCGGTGTATAAAAAAAGGGTGTCTTTATAAACCAGTGGTGCAGGGTCGGCTGTGTATATGGTTTGGATGATAGGGTTTTGAGCAAACAGGCTATCCGCTGTTGAACACAAACCAATAATCAAAAACAATACTTTGTATAAATTCTTCATCTGCTAATTCAGGATATTTTATTTAATTGTAATCAGTTCTTAAAATAACCTCTTTATTCCGGCTCGGGAATATTATAGCCAAGCAAAGCCAGCATTTTGGCACCATACCGTTTCCCGAGCTTGCGGCAACCGGCAGCATCAAAATGCAGGTGATCGGTGGCACAAGTGCAGCCTGCCGATGAGATGATGAAAGAGTTGGGTACAACCTCGGGTAGCTTGCCTATGATCTTATTCATCGAAGCGCAAATGCCGCCTTGATCGGCGTTGACCACCTCTCCGGCCAGCAAAGGAATTTGCGTTGGGTTAAGCGATAGATCCTGTACCAGATTATTATACACTCCTTTTACCTTTTGCGTCCATAGCGTATCGTTAACATTTGATTCGCCCTGATGTAACAAGATCCCTTTAATTACACCTTGTTTTTGTGCCATTTTAGCCAGATCGACCAATTGCCCGTAAGGGTTGCCGCTATACTCAACAACCATATTTTTAAGCCATTGCGGTCCACCGGCCACGTACGATTGATAGTTTATCTTATCAAACACCTCGATTTTTGAACCTGCAACTGATACGTTAATTACTCCAACGGTTACATCTTCAGGTAAGTTGGCTAACAGTGTTCGTCCAAAATAATCAGCCGGGGTAAGCCCGGTATTACAGCGGCAAAGCGGTGGTTGGGCGGTATACCAATTGCCTTTACTCCTGCCCTTTTCGGTGCAATCAACAGCCTGTAAAACTTTAAAGCGTTTATCAACCGTGGTGTCCTGCGGTTCAAAACGGGCGTTACCTTCCATGTTTGATTGCCCCAGGCACAAGAATATGTAGAACTTTGAATCCTGGGCTGATGCGGTTATGGTTACCAGCACCAGCAAAACAGCAGCCCCCCACTTAGCAATGCTGCGCATTATTGTACCGGCAAACTTCATTTGTTATCTGCTGCTTTATTCAAAAATACAGAAGGTGGAACCGGCTTGAAAATGAGTTGCGAGAACATATACAAACCGTTTTTCCATACTTTAAAATCATGAACGCCCGGCTCAATAAAGTACACATGAGGAACGCCTTTTTGCTCCAGGTATTCATGTGTGCGTTTGCTGAAACTGAGCAGCCCATCGCTTTCACCGCATGATATAAATAATAATTTCAGTTGTTTTTTAGCAGCCTCCGCATCGGGTACTAACTCCTCGGGTTTGCGGGTGTTGGGTGCCGATGAAAAGCCACCAACCCAGGCAAACTTGTCAAGGTTGCCCAACCCGAAGTTTAACGATTGCCCACCTCCCATTGAAAGACCAGCAATGGCCCTATGCTCGCGGTCTTTATTAACCGGGTAGGTTTTCTCAATGTAAGGGATCAGGTCGATCAACAGATCCTTCTCAAAAGTTGCAAAGGCGGCAACCTTATCGGCAGCCATGATATTACCGGTTGGACGGTCATCTTTCATAGCGCGGCCGTTAGGCATCACAATGATCATGGGAACTGCTTTGCCCTGCGCATACAGGTTATCCATAATTACCTGCGGTTGCCCGCCATTTAGCCATTCTTTTTCATCGCCGCCAATGCCATGTAAAAGGTAAAGCACCGGGTACTTTTTCTTTGCCGAATAACCCGGAGGCGTATACACCAAAGCCTTCCTGGTAGTACCTACTGTGTTGGAAGTGTAGGTAATGGAATCGAGCTTACCGTGTGGAATATCGGCTTTGACCTTATCAAACCCTTCGGTAGCAGGTTGCAGTGCTCCTTGCGCCGATGCAGCAAGTGCCATTACCGATAGCAAACCTGCAAAAAGGTATGGCTTAAGAGAAATCTTTTTCATGGTCATAAAATTTAAGTTTTGAAATTCTATTTAGATGTTGTTGGTGTAATCAACTGATATTTACCGCTTAGGTGCATTAAACTGAAGAGATACATTAAGCCATCGTAATAAGGGTCAAAGTATCCATCCTCATAAGGCTCTAACTTGGCGTTCCACAAGGCTTTCACAAAATCGGTGCTTTTCGGCTCATTGTTTATTAATGATGCAGTGGCCGCAGTGGCTACCAAGCCTATAGAGTGCCTAAGTTTTTTTACATCACCTGCCTGTAATATAAAATCGGGGCGCGAACCATCAAGGTTGAATTGATCTTCGAAAGTATTAATGCCTTTAGACCGCAAGAAACCCTGGAATCGTCGGGCATAATCTTCCTGCCATGCGCGGTCTTTGCCAAACCAAATGTAGTCCATGGCAATATTCATAGGCACACGCCACGAGTCGTACCTGAAAGCGGGCGGCATCCACGGAGTTGGATGTGGCTTGCCGCTAAATTCGGTATAATCGGCATTTAATCCGGTCACCGGGTCACATGCCCTGTGCAAAAACGCTCTCGAGGTATCGGCACAATCTTTATAAAACTGTTCATGCCCATCTTTGGCATACCGCACCCATACTTCATAAAAAGCAGGCAAGTGGTATGATGGATCGGTCCATAAATAATTCCGGCCTTCCGGCACAAAAGTGATCTGCTTATGCTCGGTATTAATGAGATTAAAAATATTACCGGTGCCATCCTTTTTCCACATCGCATCAAGTATCCGGCGGGCTTCGGCATAATAATTTATCCCGGTGTTGTTGCCCCAGCGGTTGGCAGCAAAAAGCAGACTGGTAATGTAATAAAGCTCTCCATCGGATGCCGAACCTTCTGAATTACGTTTCAGCGTTTCGGGGTTTATGCTCCAGGCAAAGTAACCTTCGCGGGGTCCGTTTTGATGTTGCAGGTGTTTTTTCGACCACCTCCAGATGCGGTCAAACACGTCCTTTTTATTCAGCTGCACAGCAACCATCATTCCATACGAAAGCCCTTCGGTGCGTGCATCATGATTTTTCACGTCGGATACATAAGCCATGGTATCGCCCACTTCAAAATATACCCGTTTAGGCCCTTCAAAAACATCATAGTAGGCCTTGGCAACCTTTTTATCGATCTCTTTTTGACTATACCCAACTTCCTTAAAAAGATTGCGGTATTGATTGGTTTGTGCCGCAGGTTTCCGTTGCTGTGCTATAACAACAAACGGGCATAATAAAGCGGCGATAGTTAATGTTTGTAATCTCTTTATTAAATACACAATGCTATAAATTGATGGTAACTAATCAATGAACCTGATACTCTTAATGGAAACACTTTGAGCCGCGCCCGGCAAAAACCGTACAAATACATCATGCTGGCCGGTCGTCTTTTTAATGCTCCTTTGCGATAGTTTCCATTGAGAAGCTCCCTCACCTTTAAGGGAAAATGAAGCCAGCAACTTTCCCATTTCAATATCATCTGCCCATATTTCTAACTTTGCGCTACCTATGCCTGATGTGTTTATGGAGATGGCCGACGGCGATACATTTCCCATTTCCACACCCGAAAGCATGAACCAGCCGCCGTTATTGGTAGTGGTTGTTACTGTGCCATCTTTGCGTTCGACCCCATAATAGTTGCTGAAGCCTACGGCAGGCAGGTCCGATTTTCCATCTTTACAAATAAACAGATCGAATGAGGCAGGCTTACCTTCGGCAAATAAGCCAACGCTTGTGCCAACCCAACTGTTAAAATTTGGCTGCGCTTTATCAAGGTTTATAGCACTTATGGGTTGGCCGAGCGAGGTCCATATTTTACCATCGGCACTGCAATAGCCGGTAAGTTGGTGCTCGTTACGTTCTAATTTCAACCATACCACATCTCCAAAAGTGTTGGGTACCGACCGCACGGCCGTGTCCATTTTGAAGATGATCTTCTTGCCGCCATCATACCCCGAATAAAGTTTAACCGTAACTTTTTGATTGCCGTTACTCACGTAAAATCCGGCTTGCTCTGCCGGTGCCGATGCATTCAAGTCAACTTTGGTTACTGCAGAATACCAGTGATCGGTTTCCTTTTGCATAATGTGTGCACGACTGGTATCGGGTGTTAAAGTGATCCACCCTTTTTTTGTATTTAACGAATAGCTTTCGGCGGCTTTTTTTGTGAGGAAATGCCAAGGCAAACCTAAAGTTGATTCATCAAAATAATCCGATTCCACACTGCGCCAGCTAATGCCTCCCTGCGGTAGATTGGGCTTAACAACCGGCTGCGTGGTTGGTGCCATTCCCCATGGGCGATCGCCCTCCCATGTTACCGGGTATAAGGCAGTTTGGCGGCCAAGACCCGACCAATCATCATTATCATATTTTTCGTAGCTCTGTCCAATTGTCCACCAAGAGCCATCTTTGAGCTGCACAGGTGCCGCAATATGATTGGGTCTGCGAAAGCCTACTTTAGCATCGGTGATGGGCTTGAAGAAATTGCCTAATCGTTCCCATTTGGTAGAGTCGGCCGTTAACGCTGAAGCTTTTAATACGTACTGACCTCCCGAAACATCACCTGCGGGGAAATAGTAATAGATCCCATTGCGCTTACTCATCACAGGACCTTCGGCCCAGCTGTATTGCAGTTTGGCATTTATCCAGTCGAGGTTAATTACCTTGTCGGTAAGTTGCCCATCCTTACCCAGTGCCTGTAGCCTGTTTACTTTTTGGCCATTTTTAATAATCATGTAGGGTTTACCATCATTATCAACAAATATTGAGTTATCATACCCCAGCGGACCTGTCTCAGCATTGGTTTTAACTTGCACCGGTGCCGACCACGGTCCCTTTGGCGAATCAGCTTTACAAAACCACTGCCCTCCTGCCGAAAAGTATATCCAGTAAGAACCATAGAAATAGGTAATTGCCCCCTGCCAGATACCGGCCGAAGGACGATCGCTAACCCACTTTGCTGCCGGGGCGGTAAGCACCCTGCTTATTACTTCCCAATGCACCAGATCTTTTGAATGGTAAATGGGCAGGTAAGGGTTAAAATGAAATGTTGAACCACAATGATAAAAATCATCGCCAACTTTGAGCAATGTCGGGTCTGGATGATCGCCGGGTAAAACAGGGTTTGCATAGGTTTGAACCGATTGGTAAAATGCTTTATCGGCTTCGGGCTTAACTTGTGCCGTTGAACCCAAATAACATGATAATAAAATGCCTAATGCCCCCAGTGGGTATAATTTATTCATAGTAATTATATAACCCTTGGTAGGGCTGATTGAATTGGTTAGTAGTTTGAATTGACAGTGAACGAGAAGCCGTGATAAACTTGCATTATCTAAAGCGCTCTTATTTAAATTATCGCTTAACCCAAAACGTTTACCATTTTGAGTTAAGCGAAAGTAGGCCAATACCCCCTGCTAATAAATACTCAATTGTTCAAAAACAGGAGAAGTTTGTTTAAGCAAGGCAGCTATCATTCTATCAACCTGAAAACAACAATATCCTATACTAAAAACAGCAAAAACTACGCTTGAACAAATTTCTGTGATAGTTGAACGTATTTTTAAGACACCTATATTGAACATTTATATCATGTACTAATTTACTCCCAGCCCTGGTACGTTAGGGAATTTCAACGAGCGATAATATTGCAGATCATGCTCGGGTTTTGGATACTTGGGGTCGATAGGCATTTTAGAAAAAGTTTGGAAGTATAACACACAGGAGTTGCGCCAGCGTACAGCTTCTTCATATTGAACGGCCATCAATTGCTCCACCTCATTAAACCGTACCGGGTCAACATAGGGCTGCATGCCTTTCCAAACTTGCTGCATATCTTTTACGGCATCTACACCAGTGTAATATCTTGCAACCATCTCATTCCACAGCGTTTTGCCCGAACGCATTTTATAGTTCCACGGCAAATGATGAAACCAAAGCAAATACTCATCAGGACAATTTTCAAGCTTACCAAAGTAGTCCCTAACTTCAGGGTAGTACTGGGCTACGGCATTGCTACCTGTAGCCGTACGATCAAAACCCACGCCGAGGCTATCGGCCTTATGGTAGTATACTGCTGTCCAGTCTGCTCGCCCTATATTGTCTGTCCAGGGGCCGGGACCATAATGCCCGTTAGCGCCCATAATGTGATGTAAGCCAAGCGGTGTCATATAGTTCACCGCATTTTCACGCGAGCGCATCATCTGGTCTTTCATCGGTTTTATGAAACGCTCGTCGTTAGTAAAAGTCATGCGCAGCCAGTCGTCGGCAATTTGTGCGGCATCGGCCTGTGGGTTCCATGCAATCCGTCCAAAGCTGTACCAATTAGATTGGGCAAACGGATGCCCGCACCAGTTTACATCGGTACCAATGTTAGCTACACCGGCCATAGCGGTTAGCTTCTTAGGCAGGTATTTACCTTCTAATATATTAGCTACCGTGGTGCCCTCCCCTTTTGCATAGGTATCAGCATCAAGGCATTCTTTAAATAATGGAGCTTCGTATACCAGGTGTGTAGAAAAACCAAGATACTCCTGTGTAAGCTGCACTTCGAGCATTAAAGGTGTTTGAGATAATGCACCAAATAAGGGGTGGAAAGGCTCGCGGGGCTGAAAATCGATAGCGCCATTTTTAACCTGTACAATTACATTATCATTAAATTTACCATCCAGAGGCTTAAACTCGTTGTAAGCCTGTTTAGCACGGTCATCGGGCACATTATTATCGTAAACAAACGCACGCCACATTACAATTCCTTTGTGCGGAGCCAACGCCTCGCCCAGCATATTAGCACCATCGGCATGGTTTCGTCCGTAGGTTTGCGGGCCTGGTTGTCCTTCTGAATTTGCTTTAACCAGGAATCCTCCAAAATCGGGGATGGATTTGTATATCTCAGCAGCCTTGTCTTTCCACCATTTTTTCACGGTATCATCTAATGGGTCTGCTGTTTTTAAACCGCCTAACTCAACCGGACTGCTGAATTTTACCGACAGGTATACTTTAATGCCATAAGGCCTGAATGCGTCGGCCAGGGCTTTAGCTTTTTCAATATAAGCCGGCGTAAGCATAATAATATTGGCATTTACATTATTAAGCACCGTGCCATTAATGCCTACCGAGGCGTTAGCCCGGGCATAATCTATATACTTTTGATCGATATAACCCGGCAATTTGTGCCAGTTCCAGATAGAAAACCCGGCATAGCCACGCTCTACGGTACGATTAGGATTATCCCAGTGATTTAACACCCGTACCATAGTTTTTGGCCGCTCCGTAATGTTAAGCTGATCGATGTTTTTACCTGTTTGCATTTGTTTTAAAAAAGCAAACACGCCGTATAATACACCCAAATCAGTTTCGGCAGATACAACTACCACTTTACGGGTACCTTGAACTATGGTATTAATCACAAATCCGTCGTCCGATAGATCACCTGGTTGTACCAGTTTTCGCAACTCGCCTATTTGGTTAAGCTTTCCTATTACAAGGTTACCTTGCGCCAATGCCACTTGAGCCGGAACAATATTGAGCAAGCCTTTTGAACCCATCCATAGCTCCTGGTGAGCGGCTTTTAATTGCGGTGAGCCTGATGCAAAAAACACTTTGCTCAAAACCGTACGGTATTGTATTGCTACTTCAGTGTTTTGTACAGGCCTGTAGTTAAGCCACAGATCGTAATCACTTTGTGCATAAGCTCCGCTTAAACAAACTATAAAACCAATGGTGGCAATAATGTGTCGTAAATTCATAA contains the following coding sequences:
- a CDS encoding sialate O-acetylesterase, producing MKFAGTIMRSIAKWGAAVLLVLVTITASAQDSKFYIFLCLGQSNMEGNARFEPQDTTVDKRFKVLQAVDCTEKGRSKGNWYTAQPPLCRCNTGLTPADYFGRTLLANLPEDVTVGVINVSVAGSKIEVFDKINYQSYVAGGPQWLKNMVVEYSGNPYGQLVDLAKMAQKQGVIKGILLHQGESNVNDTLWTQKVKGVYNNLVQDLSLNPTQIPLLAGEVVNADQGGICASMNKIIGKLPEVVPNSFIISSAGCTCATDHLHFDAAGCRKLGKRYGAKMLALLGYNIPEPE
- a CDS encoding alpha/beta hydrolase, yielding MKKISLKPYLFAGLLSVMALAASAQGALQPATEGFDKVKADIPHGKLDSITYTSNTVGTTRKALVYTPPGYSAKKKYPVLYLLHGIGGDEKEWLNGGQPQVIMDNLYAQGKAVPMIIVMPNGRAMKDDRPTGNIMAADKVAAFATFEKDLLIDLIPYIEKTYPVNKDREHRAIAGLSMGGGQSLNFGLGNLDKFAWVGGFSSAPNTRKPEELVPDAEAAKKQLKLLFISCGESDGLLSFSKRTHEYLEQKGVPHVYFIEPGVHDFKVWKNGLYMFSQLIFKPVPPSVFLNKAADNK
- a CDS encoding glycosyl hydrolase family 8 yields the protein MYLIKRLQTLTIAALLCPFVVIAQQRKPAAQTNQYRNLFKEVGYSQKEIDKKVAKAYYDVFEGPKRVYFEVGDTMAYVSDVKNHDARTEGLSYGMMVAVQLNKKDVFDRIWRWSKKHLQHQNGPREGYFAWSINPETLKRNSEGSASDGELYYITSLLFAANRWGNNTGINYYAEARRILDAMWKKDGTGNIFNLINTEHKQITFVPEGRNYLWTDPSYHLPAFYEVWVRYAKDGHEQFYKDCADTSRAFLHRACDPVTGLNADYTEFSGKPHPTPWMPPAFRYDSWRVPMNIAMDYIWFGKDRAWQEDYARRFQGFLRSKGINTFEDQFNLDGSRPDFILQAGDVKKLRHSIGLVATAATASLINNEPKSTDFVKALWNAKLEPYEDGYFDPYYDGLMYLFSLMHLSGKYQLITPTTSK
- a CDS encoding family 43 glycosylhydrolase — its product is MNKLYPLGALGILLSCYLGSTAQVKPEADKAFYQSVQTYANPVLPGDHPDPTLLKVGDDFYHCGSTFHFNPYLPIYHSKDLVHWEVISRVLTAPAAKWVSDRPSAGIWQGAITYFYGSYWIYFSAGGQWFCKADSPKGPWSAPVQVKTNAETGPLGYDNSIFVDNDGKPYMIIKNGQKVNRLQALGKDGQLTDKVINLDWINAKLQYSWAEGPVMSKRNGIYYYFPAGDVSGGQYVLKASALTADSTKWERLGNFFKPITDAKVGFRRPNHIAAPVQLKDGSWWTIGQSYEKYDNDDWSGLGRQTALYPVTWEGDRPWGMAPTTQPVVKPNLPQGGISWRSVESDYFDESTLGLPWHFLTKKAAESYSLNTKKGWITLTPDTSRAHIMQKETDHWYSAVTKVDLNASAPAEQAGFYVSNGNQKVTVKLYSGYDGGKKIIFKMDTAVRSVPNTFGDVVWLKLERNEHQLTGYCSADGKIWTSLGQPISAINLDKAQPNFNSWVGTSVGLFAEGKPASFDLFICKDGKSDLPAVGFSNYYGVERKDGTVTTTTNNGGWFMLSGVEMGNVSPSAISINTSGIGSAKLEIWADDIEMGKLLASFSLKGEGASQWKLSQRSIKKTTGQHDVFVRFLPGAAQSVSIKSIRFID
- a CDS encoding alpha-glucuronidase family glycosyl hydrolase, which encodes MNLRHIIATIGFIVCLSGAYAQSDYDLWLNYRPVQNTEVAIQYRTVLSKVFFASGSPQLKAAHQELWMGSKGLLNIVPAQVALAQGNLVIGKLNQIGELRKLVQPGDLSDDGFVINTIVQGTRKVVVVSAETDLGVLYGVFAFLKQMQTGKNIDQLNITERPKTMVRVLNHWDNPNRTVERGYAGFSIWNWHKLPGYIDQKYIDYARANASVGINGTVLNNVNANIIMLTPAYIEKAKALADAFRPYGIKVYLSVKFSSPVELGGLKTADPLDDTVKKWWKDKAAEIYKSIPDFGGFLVKANSEGQPGPQTYGRNHADGANMLGEALAPHKGIVMWRAFVYDNNVPDDRAKQAYNEFKPLDGKFNDNVIVQVKNGAIDFQPREPFHPLFGALSQTPLMLEVQLTQEYLGFSTHLVYEAPLFKECLDADTYAKGEGTTVANILEGKYLPKKLTAMAGVANIGTDVNWCGHPFAQSNWYSFGRIAWNPQADAAQIADDWLRMTFTNDERFIKPMKDQMMRSRENAVNYMTPLGLHHIMGANGHYGPGPWTDNIGRADWTAVYYHKADSLGVGFDRTATGSNAVAQYYPEVRDYFGKLENCPDEYLLWFHHLPWNYKMRSGKTLWNEMVARYYTGVDAVKDMQQVWKGMQPYVDPVRFNEVEQLMAVQYEEAVRWRNSCVLYFQTFSKMPIDPKYPKPEHDLQYYRSLKFPNVPGLGVN